The following coding sequences lie in one Silene latifolia isolate original U9 population chromosome 5, ASM4854445v1, whole genome shotgun sequence genomic window:
- the LOC141656945 gene encoding uncharacterized protein LOC141656945: protein MAGTSSKKEKRKERKAQKQAAKSETSAEEFSELTSANSAEEFYSNMNDTVNEIPIFGKAMDGIQRNLIQFGTVPAWTRRFASLPLLRGKTLAWVQLLLVDEQKTAQLKLYAVGSRMALTDDDSDVVERSRKMFKDAAPSFMNDFGLWIFSRSLVRKGYNGLIDAAAVGFSPYDPLDSLDHFPLDSSAGIRCAEIFMLFAIEGDVPGDLCSRETILEFLNFLNSEEGIRKIQAFTVTAGSVVATREKLQEVRGSHLTA from the exons ATGGCAGGTACAAGCAGtaagaaggagaaaagaaaagaaagaaaagcacAAAAACAAGCTGCAAAATCAGAGACTTCAGCTGAAGAGTTCTCAGAATTAACATCAGCAAATTCAGCTGAAGAGTTCTATTCAAACATGAATGATACAGTGAATGAAATTCCTATTTTTGGAAAAGCCATGGATGGTATTCAAAGGAACCTCATTCAATTCGGCACGGTTCCGGCTTGGACTCGTCGCTTTGCTTCCCTTCCTTTGTTGCGTGGCAAGACTTTAGCTTGGGTTCAG CTCCTACTGGTTGATGAACAAAAGACGGCGCAACTGAAGCTGTATGCAGTTGGATCAAGAATGGCTCTTACTGATGATGACTCAGATGTTGTTGAACGCTCAAGGAAGATGTTCAAAG ATGCTGCTCCATCCTTCATGAATGACTTTGGTCTCTGGATCTTCTCTCGCTCACTG GTGCGCAAGGGGTATAATGGCTTGATTGATGCTGCTGCTGTTGGATTTTCACCGTATGATCCTCTGGACAGCCTTGATCACTTCCCTTTGGACTCGTCAGCTGGAATTCGCTGTGCTGAG ATCTTCATGCTGTTTGCTATCGAGGGTGATGTCCCAGGCGACCTGTGCAGCCGTGAGACAATCTTGGAATTTCTGAATTTTCTCAACTCTGAGGAAGGCATTCGCAAGATACAG GCATTCACTGTGACGGCTGGAAGCGTAGTAGCAACCAGGGAGAAACTGCAGGAAGTCAGGGGAAGCCATCTAACTGCATGA